The genome window AATGTCTCCGAATCCTAGGAGAGAAAAAGGCCTGTCACATAGAGCCAATGGTGAGGAATTCAGCCGTGGAACCTTCAGGACCATTGGGAGCTTGGAACGAAAGAGACACATGTATTATGACAAGCATAGTGACGCCACCTTACAGAACTTGTTCCTGTTGTACTCAAACTGCAGGCTTCAAATACAgcaaatttatctttttatacATTCATTACATACAATATTACTGACAGTtaacaaaatgcatttaagaTGGGAGTGATGAAATACTTTCTAAACGCTATGTTAATTTCAAAGTCTTCAAATACGATTGGGTATCAACTCTAGTTTTAGCTGCAGGTATGTACAAAATTTAGGTAAGCTGCAACATgcataagaaaaaataatttatacagTTCCTTTACCTGGGTGCAATAAAAGTCTCAAAAGACCAAgacatgaataattttaaaaagtcatttttcaAATCACTTTAAAGACTCTTCCCTGCCCCTGGTGTTCCTATTTATTACATGATTTGCGACATGAGGCACAGTATACAATGGTTCATTGCAAACCTGTATTCTCTTTATAGTACATTAAAGaagctttatttcctttttgcttttctcataTTAgtgccaaaataatttttatatatttatacgTTCATTACTGTTTTATACAATTTATTCTGTGCATAAAGTTGAATCCAAAAGGGTTCTAAATGTACAGgagagaagaacaaaagaagTCAAAGAAATTAGTATGGGCTGTATGGATTGATCCAATTGTCctggaaacaattattttctttgctattgACACTATCACATTCATTGCTGAAATAGATCCAATTAAtccttaaataaacaaaaccaggtTTTCctacagattaatttttttgttttgctcactATATCTCACTGTCTCCTACATCTCAAATACTTTCCTCCCTGAGTCAGCCAATCTTGTAAGGTGTTCAGGCAATTGGCTGCTGTCCCATAGTGCAAATCCACTTAACtggcttctgttttcttctgtctccaATTTGTGTTTCTCTCCTTTACCTATAGTCTCAGCTTTTCATAAAGCAAACGTcaaaaaagggaaggagggggaagagacAGACTGATTATATGTTTTATCTCTTTAAGAAAAGATGCTTATGCTTAATTAGTAGCAAGTTAATATTTACAGATGTGGTCATGTTTTTGTGAAGCTGAGCTATCCAGCTTTCTTATATTGAAACCctgtcaaaaaaagaaaaaggaaaacaaaagctggtGTGATGAACCACAAGTCTGCTTTGCCCCTCCAGAATAAACATTCATGAGCACTTATTCCCACATTAAGCTCTTTTCAGACTGGCATCTTCATTTCAGCTTTGTGGTCTTGAATTTTACAGAAGTTAAAAGTGTAACAGTTGAAACTTAGTGCCAGATTTTCAGACAACATGAAGTACCTTTTCATGAGTGGCAGAATCAGATGGGCCCGCAGCCACCTCCACCATTATACTCTCCCCagtctaaaggaaaaaaaatgagaaaattgtaAATCAGCACTtcactcagcagctctgggatcaTTTAggaacacacagagaaacaagtCATTACACTTtgctctgtgggcagcaggcagcagagaagcaTCTTACTTACCTTTGTTAGAAAAGGTGTGATAAATACAAAGAATACATCATACACAAAAAGAACCAGGAGGAGTAAGGTACAACcctgaaggaagagaaaagataTTTGGTATTTACACACTATGCATTAACAAGCAGCAAAGAATTAATAATTAGAAGGCTATTCAAAGAAAAAGCTAACAAGGATTAAAACAAGTCattcatattatttttcttaattcctaAATATTCTAGATGGAGGAATACAGTCTTGCATGCACCATATAAAAGAAAGTAATTCTTAAACACAAAATCACTTGTTAGTGCCCAAAATTCTTTATCatgtaaaatctgaaaatgGTGCCATTTCAATTTACTGGGAAATATGAAGAAGCTCTGCCCTGGAGGATGCCAGGCATAGCTTGAAACATTATACAGCCTCTTACTGTCTGTCTCTACAAACTTAAGAGGTGAAGATAATTTGAAACAAGAGTTTGAAGAGCTGGTTAAGGGGCAACTAAATGACTAATACTGATTTTTGTCTTAAGATACTGACTAAGGTCAGAAAGACTTAAAAAACCACTAGATTGATGCATTAGTTGTATGCCAATCcgaaaaacaaaatcaaaacaaacaaaaaaaaccctcaacaaaatacccaaacaccaaatacataaataaatggGTGGTGTGTGATTTATGAGTCAACACTCTACAGAATCTACAGAACAATCACATGCCACTTATTGGTCATCATTATACTCATAACATCCCTTTTTAACATGCTACATATGAATGGAAGTGCATTTCCAGGGCAATATACCCCATTATAAGTGACTCTGTTCAAACACATACATGCAAACTTCTCTTTAACTTTCTTCTTCAAGTCTTTGAAGAAGACTTTCTTTAACTTTCATACCTTAAATGTAGGCAGGCGAATTGTTTTCAACATGTAAAGACAGAAAGCAATTCCTAAAGCGTCTTGCAGAACCCAGGCCCACCTTAAAAAGAGAAGAGTAAcatttttgcaggaaaagcagacCAAACCTTGTCCTCACTAAGGACCTGCTtgggacaaaaaaacccctccttAATTCAAAGTACTTGCTTAAAACTGACACTGCTGTCAGCATGAATTTGCAAATGCAAGGTTGTTGTTCATCAACCTGATAACCTTCCACAAAGAAGTGCCTGGAAGACAAGGGAAGAACTGTGTGATAGTGTCTATCTAGACTTCAGTAAGGCTTCCAATCTTCTCTAAAATTCTCACAGAGAAACTGATGAAGTACAAGCTGAATGAGCAGTGAGGTAGACTGAAAATTGGCTGAATAACATCAGTGGATACCAAAATGGGAAATCCTGGGGTCCTTTGTCCTGTGTATAGGTATATGCACCCTTGTGTGCATGAGGCAAATTTACAGCTGGGCctgtttttcaattttgttttgcaagttGAGTATAGAAGTGCTCCTCACTTTACTCTCAACTGCTTGGGTCAAAGAGAAGTAGGATCTGAGATAGTACTAAAAAAATTGCTATGGTCTAGGTACAACAAGAGATGACGCTGTTGGATCAATACCTGTGTACTTGCTGATGGAGCTTTGTGCAGGAGACACTCAGGTCCACTTCAGCTCTGAGGCAGAAAATGGATTTCCTAGTCCTAAATACTGCAGGTTGGAACATCTCTATAGTAGAGTTGTACTCCTCAGTCTGACACTTATCTCTCTAAAAGGTTTTTCAGAGTTGATGATTCCGGGATTTGAGTTCTGTCATTCGATGACCCACACAGAACACAGATCCCGCAAAAGCAGTAATATACATTCAAAGCACAAGTCACACATCTTTGGCATCGTCATCAGAAACAAGCCAGCACTTCAGTTCCAACAGTGAACCCTCAATAGAGGAATCAAGAAGATGAACACAATAGTGCTCATCATGCCATACATAGGGAAATTGGAATATCTGGGAGTGAGGTAGGAggtaaaaaaccccagacaaaaatgaaaacacaacaCTCCATAAAAGATCCACCTCTAACAAAAGTGGTAAGAACATGCTACAGCTCAGTACTACAGCAACACTGCATATAGAGAATTACTGACTCATACATGAAAGCTGAGAGAAACTAAAGATCTGACAATCTTACCAGCTCTTATTCTCATTAAGAAATAAGCTAGACAAGTTGTAATCCAACTTTCTATATCACTTCTGAAAAGCTGTCTTAAGTTAAAGAGATCAGAATACTGACTGGAACTCAGAGAAATTCAAGCTTAACAAGAGAcagttttctgtaatttaaatgaacaagaaaaagatAAAGTACATAAGGAACAACTAAGAATTTCTGCCTGTCTctacttctttttcctgtcattcCTAATTTCTGGACACATGTAGACTTCTGTGAATGTCAGTTGTTTATACTATAAAGCGTATTACAATTTTTAGTACAGAAACTAAAATGTACACTTACTGATCTTCATTTCTGAAGATTCCCCAGACTACACTGACAGAGATACAAAATACTGCCAAGAGCAACATCCGGACCTGGGGACGCTTATGAAAATAAGGCAAGTTGTTGTCTGGgattctgaaaaagaaacacaccAAAGCTACAGTTGTCTATGTAGATAGCCTCTTCCTTTATAAACATTTTGAAGCATTAAGCCACCTTTTAAACCCCACACCTACCCAAAAGTATAAAAACCTAAGTTTcctattaaaattttcaaagttgCCACATACCTACACTTTCCCAAGGGGAATCTTCTTACAAAGGGAGACAGACAACTGTAAAGACCAATCGAGGCAGCCAGGCAGAATATTCCTATTATAACAtagactgaggggaaaaaagtattaaGTCCAAGTAGGATAAGGCAAGAGATGCTTTTTTTGTATCCTGGCTGAATAAGGAACAAATAGTTAATAAGACTAAATGAGAAATAAGGCTTAAATTTCAATAGAGAACACTAAATTCAGAGACTTCAAAGAATTGATTAGAGTCATGCTCTTTAAGTATCTAATTCTATAGCTCCTTTTACTCAGGTGTACTTTATGCAATGCCTACTTAAATCAAAACTTCTATCCTAATCTTTTTAAAGTAAGTCATAAGCTTCAAAGGCAACCCATGGTGAAGCATTTATCTTCTCTTTATGAACATACAGGAGCATTATAAGGGAATATTAAAATCACTAAGTAGCAAAATGAACCAACACAGATGGGATGCATGTTTTACTACTTcctcagaaatacaaagaagCATTAAGCactcatattttttttgtcaatcTGATGAGAGATCAATAGAAAATTATAATctttataaagataaaaaaaattaggtctGAgaacacctttaaaaaaaataaaaggtggaAAATACTAAATCTGTATCTACTTAATAGCTTTAATGTTTGAAAGAAGATTTATGACCAACCTCACAAAAGGAAGGATTAGAAATCTACTCAGTGAGTTttcttacagtattttaaatcaCATTGGGATGAAGACACGTAACAGAAGAGAGAtgtttcattattattttcacaataaaatgttctttgagTGATGTCAGCCTTGTGATATTGAAGATTCATCAATATAAACACAACCTTAGGAGTACCTAAGTGGTcatagaagaaataaaggagGACGAGCATTGAGCAGCACATCACTACAAACACACAGATCATTATGGGAGTTACATCCACTGTTTCATCATCGTGTTTCTCCGCCCCATCATCACGCTTGTGCTTCATGTACCTCCTGAAAGAGTAACATGGCTATCATCAGTTCATTCCTTCTGCAACAAAATACACAAGGATGTCGAATCTTCAGCAAAAAACACAAGGGGTTGAAAACACATCACAATACCAATGCCTGCTTTGATTTCCACTCAAGTCAGTCGAACACCACATTTTCCATGAATGTATGAACATCAGCTGTAATGCAATGCATAACCCAGTAACTACTTAACTGCTGTGTTAACTTATCTAGAGTagtatttcatttcaaaaactCAACTGAATCCTGGAAACTAGCAGAGAATAATTTGCTAACTTCAGAAGAACTCCTTCAATCAGGCTGTgcatacaaaataaatgttggaAGTAACTGTGGCAGAATGACCTCCTTCTCCCAATCCCACCTGCAGACAAAAAGTAACcataaaatttcctttaaaaattgataaaaaacaTAGCTTATGTTAGCCATCCAATCAATTTGGTTTGCCAGATTTGGTTTGTATACCAATAAAAGcgtattttattattttttacaaagtatttttgtgTTGAATTTTTGCAAAAGCCTGAACAGGAAGCCTATtactaaataattttctttctgagctttttaaatgtttggtCTTTTAACATGGCAAAATCCTAAAATGATCTGCATTCCATTTATACCCTGATGATTTCCTGCAGTAACCAAACCAATGCAAGGCCCAGGGCCTTTCAAACATCACATCAGCATTTTCTCATTCTGGCTACAGAGTCTCCTAATCCTAACCTCACTAGCAGATCTGCAAGATGATGCTTACATAAACAccatctatttttctttctgtaaaaaatacaggaaaactgGTATACTGCATTCAGTTACTCACTTTTTCACATCTCTGCTTCCTGCCCAGTAGCCTCCAATTGCAACAGTCCCCACGGCCATGACAAAGATTATCACCATGTTATAGTCCAGCACAGGCTCATTTGGTGCATACATTGCTCCTTTCACTGAGCTGCCAAAACTCTGTGGAGGTAAATAGTAGTTAGGAAGGACATCCAAAAACCCACCTTAGCAAAGGTTCACTTATTTAGTTTTCACCAAGCAACCTCAGAATCAGGCTTTGTTACAGACACATAAGAGCCATCTATTGGCTCTTCTATTAGTGATATTTATTTCCAGCACCAGgctgtattttgattttattccaaAGATGAGAAATAACCTCCTaagagatttgatttttttccaaaacacaatAATGCAATCTTCATAAATACATTCTCTACATATTCAAAGCTCTTAAGGTGGACTTAATACTGTTGAGCAGTGACTCATTGACGTGACATAATACAAATGAGAGCTTTTAGTATCAAGTTTACCTTGCCAATATCTAACATATCAGTATAGCTAAGCAGAGCCACAGGAATATCAATCTCTTCGTACTGACTCCTATTACCTCCAGGAGGAACCTGAAAGACAGTTCAGACCAGGTAAGCATatgtttatttctgcaaatactTCTACTCCTTCAATAGGATTGAAGTTGCAAGTTCTGTTCCTGCTAATTCGAAAAATATTCTAGAAGGGAACTTAACAACAGCTAAAAGTCAAAATATATGCCTGTTCCCAGTAAAAAAGAAGTAATGTAAGACTGTAATGGCAAAATACAGCAACCAAATTTCAAGCAGTATCTTTTGCACATCAGGCTCATGGGTTTATGACTGATGTGTTCTAGTATTGACCAGGACTCAAACctactaattttattttcaaaactactCATTTTACAACAATCACGCTGTTGATGCTCCAGCTGAATCTAATGCACTAGATTCAGCATGGTAGTAGGATGGAGTCACAAATCAACTTCATCCTTTGACTCCAGTGTATCATTTGGAACAAGGGTAATTCCTTGACTTGAATGTCACATGAGCTCCATGCCAACTCCTCCTACTTAAATAAGTGACTCttgtttcattcatttttccatcAGATGTATGGTTTCCACACATAACTATGCCAGGTATGTACATGCAGGAACACACATGCATTATTTACCTTAAAAAAGAACATCAAATACCAGCAATGTGCACTAAAGACAATATCAGAAGAGTATCAGCAGCATAGGAAGATAAAAAGCAACTTACCAGTCTCTCTCTACTAACAATCAGCAGACCACGAGCTCCATTTATCTGAGCAAGCCTCACTTTTTCATAGAAGGTGCAATTTCCTCGCATCACCATGGGTATTTGATTATTAAATCCCCCATCAGGTACATCAGAAGGAGAACACAGAACAGATGCTGTCTGATCCTGCAGTTGCAAgagtgactgaaaaaaaataaattagttaaatacatatatgtaacatgaaataataaaagaagtcAAGAGCAGAAGCCAGAGTTTCTAAAGAGTAATTCAAAGCTTTCCAGTAATGGAGTGGTAGACTATTCTCAGAGCAACATGAATGCTGAAACAATGCTGCCTTCTCTATTATGTAGGGTCCTGCCTTGTTTCACCTTGTTGTACAGAATTCCGCTGGTAATAAAATTTGGGATATGACCTTCACTTGCATTTACTTTCTTCAGCACTGTTGCTGTTCTGATGCACACAGCCAGGTTGTGGGAGGAGTACACCAAGCTTTTATCTTTTCTGGAGTGGCAGAGTGGCAGGCTGGGATGATGGATGGTATGAACAGCTAGAAACTAAAacacaggctggagaaatgtACAGAAGCATAGGCAAAAAACTTCCATGTTGAAACCTACTGTATTCAGTGACCTGAGATTTTACATCCCAAGTACCTGAATACTGAGCTACTTCTCTCACCACTTGTGATCCAGAGACATTGCCAGGCTGTCCCAATTCTATAGTTTTGGCCCTCCACAGGCCCAAATGCATCTCATCTGGTGTGTTTCAACAGAACATCCCAAAGACACTTCAAGGTTTTAGAAATTACACTGGCACaaatttttcttgcaaaatctAAACAACCACCAGCATCTTTGCCCAGTTCTACCTGTAAATTACCTGAAATCTGTAATTATCTACCAAACAACCAAGCTGTGCTAAGAGAAGCAAGTGTCAGGCCTTGCTGAGGTAAGCTGTTAGACCTGAGAAGAGTCAAGATAAAGTTTTAACCTGAAAAAATGATACACGGAACAGTTTGCATTAGAAATCCACAGGTACATGATGTATAATACCTGTGTAATGGACTCTACTGATTTAGGAGGGAAAGGAAGTGTCAGGTTGTCAGTAGCTTCAacctttttcagaaaacttctgtCTCCAGCCTGACCTCTAAAGACAGTGAAATGCTCCTACCCACACTTCACAGCTGTCCAAGTTTCAGGGCACAGAGCACAACATAAATGCAGTGTGAGCTCAGAGTGGTACACTGCATTGCCTCAGTTAATGAACTATACTGCTGGAGTACTGAAGGAGGAGGAGCAAGAATacaaagaggggaaaagcaggaaagaacCAAGGAAGGAGACAGGGACAGGCAAGGGATGTAGGATACACTACCCAAGTGTCTGTGCAAGCTATTCTGGACTACATTGGCTCCTGCAGAGTTACTGAGATATGACACCAGTGAATTTTTATGAGACTGATTTAAATGAAGTGTCTACAGTACAGTCCCCAACTTTCATAAGTACCACAGTCAGTCATGCATGTGCTGATTCACATTACACAGTCAGGGCAAGTGCAAGAGTTTATCAGCTGAGTCTATACAAGGCAAAGACAACTACTGATGTATCTAAGGACTAAGGTACAGTTGCAATAAACCCACCAGAAGTAACTGAGACATGCCTATACATTGGTAAGGAACTCTAAAAATTCAGTGGGGCACTCAGCTGGCTGAATAAAATGAGCCAAGTATCAGTCAACTACATCCTTACCCATTAGTAGCTCATTCAAAGTGCATTTGCTGATTTCATCATTCAGTGCCAGTAACTTTTTCTCATAGAAAGCAGTGAAGAATTTACTAAATTTTCAGCTCATACAACTTTGGATAATGCAGCAAAAGCTTGACACAGTTTAAGACTACTTAACCTTACACTTGACAATGAGAAAGCACTAAAGGCCACAGTTCGCTATATAAGAAAAGGCATGTGGTATCTTCTTGTATCATGCTGATGTACAAAAACTCCTTTGCAAGTACAGATATGtgccattttaatttcattgatCACATAATTGAAAAggagtatttttgttttgaacagcAATAGTCATTATCTCTGCACAATGCCAGGAAATACGCATTGCCATCCTAGCACTGCCTAATGATCttaagagataaaatattttctaagcaGAGCAAACAAAGCAGTTGCTTCAAATTCTACTAATCCAAGTAAGAAATCAGAAGTTTCCTAGCAACAAAGgcattttttatgcatttttttgtcCTCAGTTAGGTAGGTACTTACAGCTTTACCCAGATCATGTGGCAAATGGGCCCACTGAGAGTTGAAGAGAATGCAGTAGTCTTTTCCTTTGTTGCTCCCCTTCTCTGAAAGGACGTGTACCATCCCATACTCACAGTACACCTGAAAACGTAATAAAAATTTCACAAGAATTTTAGGTTACATAAAATTTCAGAAGTGAAGGGAGTAACTTGCTGTTGATCGGcctgctttgtatttttaaagaaaaacaaaagtctaCAAAGTTTCCATATCTGTGCAGGGAGTACAGTGGAATTTGTTATTATTTCCAACATGCTTCCAAGAAAGACTTCAGATACATTAGGCAAATTCCATGCTACACAGGAATTGGTCAAAGAATCAAATGTAACAACACTGGAtatgtttaaaggaaaaaaaccaaacccaacaaaccaaaaagagaACCTCAAACAACACAGCTAGATTGGTACACATATGTTTTATAACCAtagaaagggaaagaagctgGACTATGGCAGAACAGATATGAAACTTGGAGCACTGTTTAGCTCTGGGGCTCCCAACATCAAAAGGACATAGAactgctggagccagtccagaggaggccacggagatgctccaagggctggagcccctctgctctggagccaggctgggagagctgggggtgctcacctggagaagagaaggctccagggagagctcagagccccttgcagggcctaaaggggctccaggagagctggagagggactggggacaaggcctggagggacaggacacagggaatggctcccagtgccagagggcagggctggatgggatattgggaaggaattgttggctgggagggtggtgaggccatGGCACAGGTTGACCAGAGCAGTGGGTTGCCCACTGAAcacttccctggaagtgttcaaggccaggttggatgtggctttGAACAGCCTGGCCTAGCCCACCCCACGTCAGGGGcctggaactagatgatctctaaggtccctttcCAGTCAAACCCTTTCATGATTCTGTGAGTTAAGGCACCATCTCCTGAAAGTACAGCCTGAAATAATGATCAATTCTAGATCTGCAGAATTCCAAAACTCAACCTTGGACACCTTTGGTGAAGATGTGGCAagaccccacagcagcagcagcagcagctctttttctGTCCTAGGTAGCACATATAGACTCTCAAGTCTACCTTCTGCATTTACTTATCACTGCTTCAAAGACCAGTTGTCACTGTTGTCAAAACTCCAACATCTGCAAGTAGTGAAGATTACATATCTAAGATTCATAATTAAAGGCATGTCCTGggtctggctgggatgga of Parus major isolate Abel chromosome 28, Parus_major1.1, whole genome shotgun sequence contains these proteins:
- the SPPL2B gene encoding signal peptide peptidase-like 2B isoform X1, which codes for MAARPARLRLWMLLHLLPQVYCEYGMVHVLSEKGSNKGKDYCILFNSQWAHLPHDLGKASLLQLQDQTASVLCSPSDVPDGGFNNQIPMVMRGNCTFYEKVRLAQINGARGLLIVSRERLVPPGGNRSQYEEIDIPVALLSYTDMLDIGKSFGSSVKGAMYAPNEPVLDYNMVIIFVMAVGTVAIGGYWAGSRDVKKRYMKHKRDDGAEKHDDETVDVTPIMICVFVVMCCSMLVLLYFFYDHLVYVIIGIFCLAASIGLYSCLSPFVRRFPLGKCRIPDNNLPYFHKRPQVRMLLLAVFCISVSVVWGIFRNEDQWAWVLQDALGIAFCLYMLKTIRLPTFKGCTLLLLVLFVYDVFFVFITPFLTKTGESIMVEVAAGPSDSATHEKLPMVLKVPRLNSSPLALCDRPFSLLGFGDILVPGLLVAYCHRFDIQVQSSRVYFVACTIAYGIGLLVTFVALALMQMGQPALLYLVPCTLLTSFVVALWRRELAMFWTGSGFAKDLPQPPVVIAPVNCPQLPKDSSVPSSQQDTEQMTNPTLHVKELHSSASTEEGLADTSTKTDQSEISVAHSEEPTAQNKDDLENKCLNAEQNQLE
- the SPPL2B gene encoding signal peptide peptidase-like 2B isoform X3, translating into MAARPARLRLWMLLHLLPQVYCEYGMVHVLSEKGSNKGKDYCILFNSQWAHLPHDLGKASLLQLQDQTASVLCSPSDVPDGGFNNQIPMVMRGNCTFYEKVRLAQINGARGLLIVSRERLVPPGGNRSQYEEIDIPVALLSYTDMLDIGKSFGSSVKGAMYAPNEPVLDYNMVIIFVMAVGTVAIGGYWAGSRDVKKRYMKHKRDDGAEKHDDETVDVTPIMICVFVVMCCSMLVLLYFFYDHLVYVIIGIFCLAASIGLYSCLSPFVRRFPLGKCRIPDNNLPYFHKRPQVRMLLLAVFCISVSVVWGIFRNEDQWAWVLQDALGIAFCLYMLKTIRLPTFKGCTLLLLVLFVYDVFFVFITPFLTKTGESIMVEVAAGPSDSATHEKLPMVLKVPRLNSSPLALCDRPFSLLGFGDILVPGLLVAYCHRFDIQVQSSRVYFVACTIAYGIGLLVTFVALALMQMGQPALLYLVPCTLLTSFVVALWRRELAMFWTGSGFAVNTSLI
- the SPPL2B gene encoding signal peptide peptidase-like 2B isoform X2, which codes for MVHVLSEKGSNKGKDYCILFNSQWAHLPHDLGKASLLQLQDQTASVLCSPSDVPDGGFNNQIPMVMRGNCTFYEKVRLAQINGARGLLIVSRERLVPPGGNRSQYEEIDIPVALLSYTDMLDIGKSFGSSVKGAMYAPNEPVLDYNMVIIFVMAVGTVAIGGYWAGSRDVKKRYMKHKRDDGAEKHDDETVDVTPIMICVFVVMCCSMLVLLYFFYDHLVYVIIGIFCLAASIGLYSCLSPFVRRFPLGKCRIPDNNLPYFHKRPQVRMLLLAVFCISVSVVWGIFRNEDQWAWVLQDALGIAFCLYMLKTIRLPTFKGCTLLLLVLFVYDVFFVFITPFLTKTGESIMVEVAAGPSDSATHEKLPMVLKVPRLNSSPLALCDRPFSLLGFGDILVPGLLVAYCHRFDIQVQSSRVYFVACTIAYGIGLLVTFVALALMQMGQPALLYLVPCTLLTSFVVALWRRELAMFWTGSGFAKDLPQPPVVIAPVNCPQLPKDSSVPSSQQDTEQMTNPTLHVKELHSSASTEEGLADTSTKTDQSEISVAHSEEPTAQNKDDLENKCLNAEQNQLE